A window of Variovorax paradoxus genomic DNA:
CAGCAGGATGAAGATCGACAGGTGGAAGGTGATGAAGTCGGAGTTGATGTACTGGTTCTGCTGCGCCACGAGCGCGCCCGCGATGCCGCAGGTGACGGCCGCGACCACGAAGGCCATGACCTTGGCGCGGTACACGCGCACGCCCACGGAAGACGAGGCGATCTCGTCCGCCTGCAGCGACAGCAGCGCGCGCCCGAAGCGCCCGCCCAGCAGGTTGCGCAGCAGCAGGTGCAGTGCGGCGCACAGCACGATGCCGAGGATGACCCACTGCGTGGTGTCGAGCGGCGCGCCCTTCCAGGTGAGCGGACGAATGCCGTAGATGCCCTGCGCGCCGCCGAACACGTCGGTCCATTCGCCCACGAGCTTCTCGACCACGATGCCGAAGGCCAGCGTGACCATGGCCAGGTAAGGCCCCTTCACGCGCAGCGAAGGCAGCGCGATGAGCACGCCGCACAGGCCCGAGATGACGGCGGCCAGCGCGAGCGCGAGCCACGGGTCCATGTCGGTGCGCGAAGTCAGCAGCGCCACGCCGTAGGCGCCGGCCGCGAACAGCCCGGCCTGGCCGAGCGATTTCTGTCCCGCGTAGCCGACCAGCACGTTCATGCCGGCGGCGCACAGGTAGTAGACGCACATCATGAAGGCGATGCGCAGGTAGTAGTCGTTGCCGAACATCGACACGACGGCGATCAACGCGGCCGCGAACGCGACCACGCCGGCGGGGTGTGCGAGGCGCTTCATACCTTCTCCACCGTCGAGCGGCCGAACAGGCCCGTGGGACGGAAGGCCAGCACCAGGATGACGAGCGCGAACACCGCCACCTCGCGCCACTGCGCCTGCCAGAGGTTGACCATCGACTCGAGCACGCCGAGCAGGAAGCCGCCGATCACGCAGCCTCGCGGATTGCTCAGTCCGCCGATCATCGCGCCGGAGAAGCCCTTGAGCCCCACGGTCAGCCCCATGAAAAGAGAAGCCTGCGCGATGGGTGCGAGCAAAAAGCCCGAGAGCCCCGCCAGCGCCGAGCTGACGACGAAGGCGCCGATCATCATCGCGTTGGTGTTGATGCCCATCAGGCTGGCCACGTTGCCGTTCTGCGCCACCGCGCGCATGGCCTTGCCGACCATGGTGCGGTTCATGACGCGGTCGAAGCCGAACATCACGACCACGGCCACGCCCAGCGTCAGCAGTTCCTGCGGGCGCACGCCCACGCCGAACATGCGCAGCACGGTGTCGCCCACCGGCGCGGGCACCACCACGGGCTTGGGCCCCCAGATGGCCAGGCCCACGCTCTGCAGGATCACGCCGAAGCCCAGCGTGCTCATCACCCACGCCATGCCGGGGCGGCCCGCGAAGGGGCGCACGCCCAGCACGTAGAGCAGCCAGCCCAGCAACCCCATCACGCCGAGCGCGGCCACCAGCGCGAACAGCTGCGCGCCCGCGCCGGGAATGGCGTCGCCGAAGGTGGTGGAGTCGAAGGGCTTGCCCAGCACCAGGAACAGAGCGCTCATGCCGATGAACGCGCCGGCCGAGACGAACTCGCCGTGCGAGAAGTTCAGCGTCTTGGTCGTCGTGAACGTGATGCTGAATCCGAGCGCCACCAGCGCATAGGCACCGCCGACGGCGAGCCCGCTGATGAGCGCCTGCAGGAGCGCTACAACCATGGTCTGTGTCTCTTCTTGCTTCTTGCTTTGCTTACTGCTTGAAGTCGGCCGGCTTCAGGCCGTCGATCAGCGCGTCGTTGTAGGGCAGCAGCTTGCCGTCCTTCCAGCGGATCCAGACCAGGTCCTTGGCGGTCAGGGCTTCGTGGTTGGTCTTGCTGAAAGGCTTCTCGTAGGTCTTGAGCACGCCTTGCACCGGCGTCTTCAGGTCTTCGAGCGCGGCGCGCACTGCCGCGCCGTCGGTGCTGTTGGCCTGCTTCATGGCCTGGGCCAGCAGCTGCATCGAGTCATAGCCGTGCAGCGCGAAAGAGAACGAGCCCGGTGCCTTCAGCTTCGTGCCGATGCGGTCGAACAGCTTCTGCTGCGCGGGCGTGCGCGTCTCGCTCACGGTGCGCATGAAGATCGGCTTCTCCGCCAGCGCCTTGCCGGCCGCGTCGTAGAAGGTGATGTTGTCGGCGGCCCAGGAGGTGAGCGTCAGCGGGAAGTAGTTGATCTTCTCCATGCTGCGCACCAGCTGCGCGATGGGCGTGCCCTGCGCCCACACCACCACGGTGTCGACGTTGGCGGCCTTCATCTTGCTCAGCTGCGAGGTCATGTCGGTGTCGCCGACGCCGAAGCGCTCGGT
This region includes:
- a CDS encoding branched-chain amino acid ABC transporter permease, which produces MVVALLQALISGLAVGGAYALVALGFSITFTTTKTLNFSHGEFVSAGAFIGMSALFLVLGKPFDSTTFGDAIPGAGAQLFALVAALGVMGLLGWLLYVLGVRPFAGRPGMAWVMSTLGFGVILQSVGLAIWGPKPVVVPAPVGDTVLRMFGVGVRPQELLTLGVAVVVMFGFDRVMNRTMVGKAMRAVAQNGNVASLMGINTNAMMIGAFVVSSALAGLSGFLLAPIAQASLFMGLTVGLKGFSGAMIGGLSNPRGCVIGGFLLGVLESMVNLWQAQWREVAVFALVILVLAFRPTGLFGRSTVEKV